Proteins from a single region of Parasedimentitalea psychrophila:
- a CDS encoding glycosyltransferase, whose protein sequence is MDLRVKMVGLLRFSVLSPTYYSERFGTLDETAAHLFSPERLELRFRIFESLCLPSLMRQSDMDFTLVVLTAKSLPERYLARLLDLLDPLPNVICRPVDTGIHYRLLKRAYASVPLDDASHQILFRLDDDDAVDINFVRRTKHMARGMIPLQGGDTPFVLANNRGFYVQKTENGVEVYDACEKAPLSTGTALVAPVGHGANPYRYNHRKFGQHFNMFSDISLPAFVRTIHGDNKSDPTQMGLTRKWGKERIEAGLKQHFDLSVGALQELLQ, encoded by the coding sequence ATGGATCTGAGGGTAAAAATGGTTGGACTGCTGCGCTTTTCGGTGCTCAGCCCGACCTATTATTCAGAGCGTTTCGGGACATTGGACGAAACTGCGGCGCATCTGTTCTCGCCCGAGCGGCTGGAGTTGCGGTTTCGGATTTTCGAATCCCTGTGCCTGCCGTCGCTGATGCGGCAAAGCGATATGGATTTTACACTGGTGGTGCTGACTGCCAAATCTCTGCCAGAGCGCTATCTGGCCCGTCTCCTTGACCTGCTCGATCCGCTGCCGAATGTGATCTGTCGCCCGGTGGACACCGGTATTCATTATCGGCTGCTGAAACGGGCTTACGCCTCGGTGCCGCTGGACGATGCCAGCCATCAGATCCTGTTCCGGCTGGATGACGACGATGCGGTGGATATCAATTTTGTGCGCCGCACCAAACATATGGCCCGCGGTATGATCCCTCTTCAGGGCGGGGATACGCCTTTTGTGCTGGCCAATAATCGCGGCTTTTATGTGCAAAAAACGGAGAACGGGGTTGAGGTGTATGACGCCTGCGAAAAGGCCCCTTTGTCCACCGGCACCGCATTGGTGGCCCCGGTTGGCCATGGCGCCAATCCCTACCGCTACAATCACCGGAAATTTGGCCAGCACTTCAATATGTTTTCCGACATTTCGCTGCCCGCCTTTGTGCGCACCATTCATGGCGACAATAAATCCGACCCAACCCAGATGGGGCTGACCCGAAAATGGGGCAAGGAGCGGATCGAGGCTGGGTTGAAGCAGCATTTTGACCTGTCCGTGGGTGCCTTGCAGGAATTGCTACAATGA
- a CDS encoding DMT family transporter — protein sequence MTGNQIGALLMMGSMAGFTFNDALVKTVGGAMPLSQILTLRGLVATVLIYALARRLGTLRWNLPRRDWAMIAARCLAELCATYLFLTALMVTPLANLTAILQSLPLTITLGAAVFLGEPVGWRRMAAILVGFCGIVLIVRPDVDGFGEGTLYALAAVLAITARDLLTRRMSSEVPSMVVTLMASLSVLLFAVLASTQVTWEPVSGSSLAAITGAALFIFVGYLCSVMTMRVGDVAFISPFRYTGLLWALLLGWLVFDEWPDALTLLGAAIVVATGMFTLYRERKVSGG from the coding sequence ATGACCGGAAATCAGATCGGTGCGCTGCTGATGATGGGCAGTATGGCGGGGTTCACCTTCAATGATGCTTTGGTGAAAACCGTCGGAGGCGCGATGCCGCTGTCGCAGATCCTGACTCTGCGCGGCCTGGTCGCGACGGTTTTGATCTATGCGCTGGCGCGGCGGTTGGGCACATTGCGGTGGAACCTGCCACGGCGCGATTGGGCCATGATCGCCGCCCGCTGTCTGGCCGAGCTCTGTGCCACCTATCTTTTTCTGACCGCGTTGATGGTGACTCCACTGGCCAATCTGACGGCGATCCTGCAGAGCCTGCCGCTGACCATCACCCTGGGTGCGGCGGTGTTTTTGGGTGAACCTGTTGGCTGGCGCCGGATGGCAGCCATTCTGGTCGGGTTCTGCGGAATTGTACTGATTGTCCGCCCCGATGTGGATGGCTTTGGCGAGGGAACGCTTTATGCTCTGGCTGCGGTTTTGGCAATTACCGCGCGTGATTTGCTGACCCGGCGGATGTCGAGCGAAGTGCCATCGATGGTGGTCACACTGATGGCCTCGCTGTCGGTTTTGCTGTTCGCGGTGCTTGCCTCTACCCAAGTGACATGGGAGCCGGTTTCCGGCAGTAGCCTGGCCGCAATTACCGGCGCCGCCCTGTTCATTTTTGTCGGCTATCTGTGCTCGGTGATGACGATGCGGGTTGGTGACGTCGCCTTTATTTCACCGTTTCGCTACACCGGCTTGCTCTGGGCCTTACTGTTGGGGTGGCTGGTGTTCGATGAGTGGCCAGATGCTTTGACACTGCTTGGGGCGGCTATTGTCGTCGCAACTGGCATGTTCACGCTTTACCGTGAACGCAAGGTTTCAGGCGGCTGA
- a CDS encoding putative rhamnosyl transferase, translating to MQIIGLCRFSYPALGGFQVEHETVAERIAYLYSELRLEERFRLMETVALPCLKAQTDPDFELIIVIGDSLPKRHLDRLHDLCADIPQIRIHAEPPRKQRPVMKEILNAARRHPARPCLQFRHDDDDAVSVDFIERLRASVSDCSGLIANNRTVAFDFNRGYMAEVGASGIAASEVHRPYYVAAMGLYVQGDCPLTIMNFAHEKIHRFMPTVTITDAPMFVRTINSFNDSRQKAAKPVAVEALTPAQEGEFIARFALDADHIRQVFSAA from the coding sequence ATGCAAATCATTGGGCTGTGCCGGTTCTCGTATCCCGCCTTGGGTGGGTTTCAGGTCGAACATGAAACTGTCGCGGAACGGATTGCCTATCTTTATAGTGAGCTGCGGCTGGAAGAGAGGTTTCGGCTGATGGAAACCGTCGCCCTGCCCTGCCTGAAGGCGCAGACCGATCCGGACTTTGAGCTGATCATTGTAATCGGCGACAGCCTGCCCAAACGCCATTTGGACCGCCTGCATGATCTCTGCGCAGATATCCCCCAGATCCGCATCCACGCGGAACCGCCGCGCAAACAGCGGCCGGTGATGAAGGAAATCCTGAACGCGGCGCGGCGGCATCCGGCGCGGCCCTGCCTGCAATTCCGTCATGATGACGACGATGCGGTTTCGGTGGATTTCATCGAACGGCTGCGGGCCTCGGTGTCGGACTGTTCAGGACTGATTGCCAACAACCGAACCGTCGCCTTTGACTTCAACCGTGGCTATATGGCCGAAGTCGGCGCCAGTGGCATCGCCGCGAGTGAGGTCCACCGGCCCTATTATGTCGCCGCCATGGGGCTCTATGTGCAAGGTGACTGTCCGCTGACCATCATGAACTTCGCGCATGAGAAAATTCATCGCTTCATGCCAACCGTGACGATCACCGACGCGCCGATGTTTGTGCGCACTATCAATAGTTTTAACGACTCCCGCCAAAAAGCGGCAAAACCCGTCGCGGTCGAGGCTCTTACCCCAGCACAGGAAGGCGAGTTCATCGCCCGCTTCGCACTGGACGCCGATCACATTCGGCAGGTGTTTTCAGCCGCCTGA
- the rpsL gene encoding 30S ribosomal protein S12, translating to MPTIQQLIRKPRQPKVKRSKSMHMQGCPQKRGVCTRVYTTTPKKPNSAMRKVAKVRLTNGFEVISYIPGESHNLQEHSVVLIRGGRVKDLPGVRYHILRGVLDTQGVKDRKQRRSKYGAKRPK from the coding sequence ATGCCAACGATTCAACAGCTGATCCGCAAGCCGCGGCAGCCGAAAGTAAAACGATCGAAGTCCATGCATATGCAAGGCTGTCCGCAAAAGCGCGGCGTCTGCACACGTGTGTACACGACCACTCCTAAGAAACCAAACTCCGCGATGCGGAAAGTTGCCAAGGTTCGCCTGACCAACGGTTTTGAAGTGATCTCCTATATCCCGGGCGAAAGCCACAACCTTCAGGAACACTCCGTGGTTCTGATCCGTGGCGGCCGGGTAAAGGATCTTCCCGGCGTTCGTTACCACATCCTTCGCGGTGTTCTGGATACCCAGGGCGTCAAAGACCGTAAGCAACGTCGTTCGAAGTACGGCGCGAAGCGTCCTAAGTAA
- the rpsG gene encoding 30S ribosomal protein S7, giving the protein MSRRHAAEKREILPDAKFGDRVLSKFMNNLMIDGKKSIAERIVYNAMDRVESKIKRSPVEVFHEALDNIKPSVEVRSRRVGGATYQVPVEVRPERREALAIRWLINASRARNENTMEERLAGELMDAVQSRGSAVKKREDTHKMADANKAFSHYRW; this is encoded by the coding sequence ATGTCACGTCGTCACGCCGCTGAGAAGCGCGAAATTCTGCCCGACGCCAAATTTGGCGATCGCGTATTGAGCAAATTCATGAACAATCTGATGATCGACGGTAAGAAGTCGATCGCAGAGCGGATCGTCTACAACGCAATGGATCGCGTTGAGAGCAAGATCAAACGTTCGCCCGTCGAAGTCTTCCACGAAGCCCTCGACAACATCAAACCTTCGGTCGAAGTTCGTTCGCGCCGTGTGGGTGGTGCAACCTATCAGGTTCCGGTCGAAGTGCGCCCCGAGCGTCGCGAAGCCCTGGCCATTCGTTGGTTGATCAACGCCTCGCGCGCTCGCAACGAGAACACCATGGAAGAGCGCCTTGCAGGCGAGCTTATGGACGCTGTCCAGTCCCGTGGTTCCGCCGTTAAAAAGCGCGAAGACACCCATAAGATGGCCGACGCAAACAAAGCGTTCAGCCATTATCGCTGGTAA
- the fusA gene encoding elongation factor G has translation MAREYPLDRYRNFGIMAHIDAGKTTCSERILFYTGKSHNIGEVHDGAATMDHMEQEQERGITITSAATTTFWERTEDGDTPDSEKHRMNIIDTPGHVDFTIEVERSLAVLDGAVALLDANAGVEPQTETVWRQADRYKVPRIVFVNKMDKIGADFNNCVEMIADRTGARPMPIQCPIGAETELEGLVDLVTMQEWVWEGEDLGASWELRDIRESLKDQCELMRADMIELAVEMDDDAMEAYLDGEEPSVEVLRSLIRKGTLAMSFVPVLCGSAFKNKGVQPLLNAVIDYLPSPMDVVDYMGFLPGDEDEVRNIARRADDDMPFSGLAFKIWNDPFVGSLTFTRIYSGKLEKGDSFLNSTKGKKERVGRMMIMHSNDRDEISEAFAGDIIALGGLKDTTTGDTLCAINAPVILETMNFPDPVIEIAVEPKTKGDQEKMSMGLQRLSAEDPSFRVETDFESGQTIMKGMGELHLDILVDRLRREFGVDANIGAPQVAYRETIGHEVEHTYTHKKQSGGSGQYAEVKMLITPTEPGEGFSFESKIVGGSVPKEYIPGVEKGIKSVMDSGPLAGFPVIDFKVMLLDGKFHDVDSSILAFEIAGRMCMREGMRLAGAKMLEPIMKVEVITPEDYTGGIIGDLTSRRGQVTGQEARGNAIAIDCFVPLANMFGYINTLRSMSSGRANFSMQFDHYDPVPNAISEEIQAKFA, from the coding sequence ATGGCTCGCGAATATCCCCTCGACCGCTACCGTAACTTCGGGATCATGGCGCATATCGATGCAGGTAAAACTACCTGTTCCGAGCGCATCCTGTTTTACACCGGTAAGTCGCACAACATCGGCGAAGTTCACGACGGCGCTGCGACCATGGATCACATGGAGCAGGAGCAGGAACGTGGCATCACCATCACTTCGGCTGCGACCACCACTTTCTGGGAGCGCACTGAAGACGGTGATACCCCGGATTCTGAAAAGCACCGGATGAACATCATCGACACCCCCGGCCACGTTGACTTCACGATTGAAGTTGAACGTTCGCTGGCGGTTCTCGATGGTGCTGTTGCACTGCTCGACGCCAACGCTGGTGTCGAACCTCAGACCGAAACCGTGTGGCGTCAGGCTGACCGCTACAAGGTTCCGCGTATCGTGTTCGTCAACAAGATGGACAAGATCGGCGCCGATTTCAACAATTGCGTTGAAATGATCGCCGACCGCACCGGTGCCCGGCCGATGCCAATTCAGTGCCCGATCGGCGCTGAGACAGAACTTGAAGGCTTGGTTGACCTGGTCACCATGCAAGAATGGGTCTGGGAAGGCGAAGATCTGGGCGCGTCCTGGGAGCTGCGCGATATTCGCGAATCTCTCAAGGATCAGTGCGAACTGATGCGTGCAGATATGATCGAATTGGCCGTCGAAATGGACGACGACGCCATGGAGGCCTATCTCGACGGTGAAGAGCCATCGGTTGAGGTACTGCGCTCGCTGATCCGCAAGGGTACGCTGGCCATGTCATTCGTGCCGGTTCTGTGTGGTTCTGCGTTCAAAAACAAAGGTGTTCAGCCTCTGTTGAACGCTGTGATCGACTATCTGCCAAGCCCGATGGACGTTGTTGATTACATGGGCTTCCTGCCCGGTGATGAAGACGAAGTGCGTAACATTGCACGTCGTGCAGACGACGACATGCCGTTTTCTGGTCTGGCGTTCAAGATCTGGAATGACCCCTTTGTGGGCTCGCTGACCTTTACCCGTATTTACTCCGGTAAATTGGAAAAGGGCGACTCGTTCCTGAACTCGACCAAAGGCAAAAAAGAGCGCGTTGGCCGCATGATGATCATGCACTCCAACGACCGTGATGAAATCAGCGAAGCATTCGCCGGTGACATTATCGCTCTGGGCGGACTGAAAGACACCACAACTGGTGACACTCTTTGCGCGATCAACGCTCCGGTTATCCTGGAAACAATGAACTTCCCCGATCCTGTGATCGAGATTGCCGTTGAACCCAAGACCAAGGGCGACCAGGAAAAGATGTCGATGGGCCTTCAGCGTCTGTCAGCAGAAGATCCTTCCTTCCGTGTTGAAACCGATTTTGAATCGGGTCAGACCATCATGAAGGGCATGGGCGAACTTCACCTGGATATCCTGGTGGACCGTCTGCGTCGTGAATTTGGTGTTGATGCCAACATTGGTGCGCCTCAGGTTGCTTACCGCGAGACCATTGGTCACGAAGTCGAGCACACCTACACCCACAAGAAACAGTCGGGTGGTTCGGGTCAGTACGCCGAAGTTAAGATGCTGATCACACCGACGGAGCCGGGCGAAGGATTTTCGTTCGAATCCAAGATTGTTGGTGGTTCGGTGCCCAAGGAATACATCCCTGGTGTTGAAAAAGGCATCAAGTCCGTCATGGATAGCGGCCCTCTGGCTGGCTTCCCTGTGATCGACTTCAAAGTGATGTTGCTCGACGGTAAGTTCCACGATGTTGACTCCAGCATTCTGGCCTTTGAAATCGCAGGCCGTATGTGCATGCGTGAAGGCATGCGTCTGGCTGGCGCCAAGATGTTGGAACCGATCATGAAAGTCGAAGTGATCACCCCGGAAGACTATACCGGCGGTATCATCGGCGATCTGACGTCGCGTCGTGGTCAGGTGACCGGTCAAGAGGCACGTGGCAATGCAATCGCGATTGATTGTTTTGTGCCGCTGGCCAACATGTTCGGCTACATCAACACGCTGCGTTCGATGAGCTCAGGCCGCGCCAACTTCTCGATGCAGTTTGATCACTATGATCCGGTTCCGAATGCGATCTCGGAAGAGATCCAGGCGAAATTCGCTTAA
- the tuf gene encoding elongation factor Tu — MAKEKFERNKPHVNIGTIGHVDHGKTTLTAAITKYFGDFRAYDEIDGAPEEKARGITISTAHVEYETDARHYAHVDCPGHADYVKNMITGAAQMDGAILVVNAADGPMPQTREHILLGRQVGIPYMVVYMNKVDQVDDEELLELVEMEIRELLSSYEYPGDDIPVIPGSALAAMEGRDNEIGEDSIRKLMAAVDEYIPTPERAIDQPFLMPVEDVFSISGRGTVVTGRIERGVINVGDEIEIVGIRDNKKTTCTGVEMFRKLLDRGEAGDNVGVLLRGVDRDGVERGQVLCKPKSVLPHTKFEAEAYILNKEEGGRHTPFFANYRPQFYFRTTDVTGTVVLPEGTEMVMPGDNLKFNVELIAPIAMETGLRFAIREGGRTVGAGVVSKIIE; from the coding sequence ATGGCTAAGGAAAAGTTCGAACGTAACAAACCACACGTCAACATCGGCACCATCGGCCACGTTGACCACGGCAAAACCACGCTGACCGCAGCGATCACCAAATATTTTGGTGACTTCAGAGCCTATGACGAGATCGACGGCGCACCGGAAGAAAAAGCCCGTGGCATCACCATCTCGACCGCCCACGTCGAGTATGAAACCGACGCCCGTCACTATGCTCACGTTGACTGCCCCGGCCACGCCGACTACGTCAAGAACATGATCACCGGTGCGGCTCAGATGGATGGCGCCATCCTGGTGGTGAACGCGGCTGACGGCCCGATGCCACAGACTCGTGAGCACATCCTGCTGGGTCGCCAGGTTGGCATTCCCTACATGGTTGTCTACATGAACAAGGTCGATCAGGTCGACGACGAAGAACTGCTGGAACTGGTGGAAATGGAAATCCGCGAGCTGCTGTCTTCCTATGAGTACCCTGGCGACGACATCCCGGTAATCCCTGGTTCGGCTCTGGCCGCCATGGAAGGTCGCGACAATGAAATCGGCGAAGATTCGATCCGCAAGCTGATGGCTGCGGTTGACGAATACATCCCGACTCCTGAGCGCGCCATCGACCAGCCGTTCCTGATGCCGGTGGAAGACGTGTTCTCGATCTCCGGTCGTGGCACTGTTGTGACTGGCCGTATCGAGCGTGGCGTCATCAACGTTGGCGACGAAATTGAAATCGTTGGCATCCGCGACAACAAGAAAACCACCTGTACCGGTGTTGAAATGTTCCGCAAGCTGCTGGACCGTGGTGAGGCTGGCGACAATGTTGGCGTATTGCTGCGCGGTGTTGACCGGGACGGCGTTGAGCGCGGTCAGGTTCTGTGTAAGCCTAAGTCGGTTCTGCCACACACCAAGTTCGAAGCTGAGGCCTATATCCTGAACAAGGAAGAAGGCGGTCGTCACACCCCGTTCTTCGCCAACTACCGTCCTCAGTTCTACTTCCGGACTACAGACGTTACTGGTACCGTTGTTCTGCCCGAGGGCACAGAAATGGTAATGCCAGGCGACAACCTGAAGTTCAACGTTGAGCTGATCGCCCCCATCGCCATGGAAACCGGCCTGCGCTTCGCCATCCGCGAAGGCGGCCGTACCGTCGGCGCTGGTGTTGTGTCCAAAATCATCGAGTAA
- a CDS encoding sulfotransferase family 2 domain-containing protein produces the protein MPIKIYSDKPGVGYIHIPKCGGTSLAYSLGIADRYPEIGIAPTATVIDKQQLFGGGLQHLTFREIEQKYGPTWDKAGLTFAILRHPLDRLISHLFWKVSRFKDFEGTEEDLHAMLEQIIVETEKLSRSCAAFSNPFKGFAYSWFRDRSLKPSVSGAKRHLFPQTAFIFSNARLGVQRCYAFEHLADLESDLRDLGFMDGPLSHRMKRTSHQDYSSRVPEALKLRVKKLYAADYQVYGAIQKATSQADRGYAKASEIADLIAP, from the coding sequence ATGCCAATAAAAATATACAGTGACAAACCTGGTGTTGGCTACATCCATATCCCAAAATGCGGGGGCACGTCTCTCGCATATTCGCTTGGCATTGCCGATCGATATCCAGAAATCGGTATCGCACCAACGGCGACGGTCATCGACAAGCAACAGCTTTTCGGAGGCGGGCTGCAACATCTGACATTTCGCGAGATTGAACAAAAATATGGCCCGACTTGGGACAAGGCCGGCCTGACATTTGCAATCCTGCGGCATCCGCTTGATCGCCTAATCTCTCATCTTTTCTGGAAAGTAAGCCGGTTCAAGGATTTCGAAGGCACCGAAGAAGATCTGCATGCCATGCTGGAGCAAATCATCGTTGAGACAGAAAAACTGAGCCGGAGCTGTGCGGCATTTTCTAACCCGTTCAAGGGTTTTGCCTACAGCTGGTTCCGCGACCGAAGTCTCAAGCCGAGCGTCAGCGGCGCAAAAAGGCATCTGTTCCCCCAAACGGCATTTATTTTCTCCAACGCTCGCCTAGGTGTTCAGCGGTGCTATGCCTTCGAACATCTGGCGGATCTTGAAAGCGACCTCAGGGACCTCGGGTTTATGGATGGTCCACTGTCGCACCGCATGAAGCGAACCTCGCATCAAGATTACTCGAGCAGGGTGCCCGAAGCTCTGAAATTGCGGGTGAAAAAGCTATATGCAGCGGATTATCAGGTTTATGGCGCCATCCAAAAAGCGACCTCACAGGCTGATCGCGGATATGCAAAAGCCTCGGAGATCGCGGATTTGATCGCGCCCTAA
- a CDS encoding capsular polysaccharide synthesis protein codes for MFDYCDRTIHTLWLQGEDSAPALVQLNFSRLRGLNPDYKVIVHDRDSVKQVLGATQIVLPDNITPQAVSDIFRITLLSQHGGIWTDATVFPVRRLADWLEPIMEKTDFFAFSYRDDKRRPLASWFLAAKKNSAIVQAWNRETVKFWHQNLSPVSAEVEAETRNGDPFGFMCLGRDEGCSQYPYFWFHYLFGYLVKSDEDLAALWFEAPHMDATAAHAVQRFERRWQKNFSKLPFDTQPVQQLLFSRHRKSIQKRMHVSTVQKLNWRVHYDLDLLKR; via the coding sequence ATGTTCGACTATTGCGACAGGACCATACACACGCTGTGGTTACAGGGCGAAGACAGCGCGCCGGCGTTGGTCCAGCTCAACTTTTCTCGACTGCGCGGCCTGAACCCGGACTATAAGGTGATCGTGCATGACCGCGACAGTGTTAAGCAGGTTCTTGGCGCTACTCAGATTGTATTGCCAGACAACATCACGCCCCAGGCTGTGTCCGATATTTTTCGGATCACGCTATTGTCCCAGCACGGAGGAATCTGGACGGATGCGACGGTTTTTCCGGTTCGGCGGCTGGCTGACTGGCTGGAACCGATCATGGAAAAGACGGATTTTTTTGCATTTTCCTACAGGGACGATAAACGCCGTCCCTTGGCTTCGTGGTTTCTCGCTGCCAAAAAGAACAGTGCAATCGTCCAGGCCTGGAACAGAGAGACGGTGAAGTTTTGGCACCAGAACCTTTCGCCGGTCAGTGCCGAGGTTGAGGCCGAAACCAGAAACGGGGACCCCTTCGGGTTCATGTGCTTGGGACGCGATGAAGGCTGCTCGCAATACCCGTATTTCTGGTTTCACTATCTGTTCGGATATCTGGTCAAATCCGACGAAGATCTTGCTGCACTGTGGTTTGAGGCTCCTCATATGGATGCAACAGCCGCACATGCAGTTCAGCGTTTCGAACGGCGCTGGCAAAAGAACTTTTCCAAATTGCCATTTGATACGCAACCGGTTCAGCAGTTGCTCTTTTCTCGGCATAGAAAAAGTATTCAAAAGCGGATGCATGTATCAACCGTGCAAAAGTTAAACTGGCGAGTGCACTATGATCTCGACTTGTTGAAAAGGTGA
- the rpsJ gene encoding 30S ribosomal protein S10, which yields MQSQNIRIRLKAFDYRVLDASTQEIVNTAKRTGASVRGPIPLPNKIEKFTVLRGPHVDKKSRDQFEIRTHKRLLDIIDPTPQTVDALMKLDLAAGVDVEIKLQS from the coding sequence ATGCAAAGCCAAAATATCCGTATTCGGCTCAAGGCATTTGACTATCGTGTACTGGATGCCAGCACACAAGAGATCGTCAATACTGCCAAGCGGACCGGCGCCTCAGTCCGTGGCCCGATCCCGCTGCCGAACAAAATCGAGAAGTTCACCGTTCTGCGTGGACCTCACGTTGACAAAAAGTCCCGCGACCAGTTTGAGATCCGTACTCACAAGCGTCTGCTCGACATCATTGATCCGACCCCCCAGACCGTGGACGCGCTGATGAAGCTCGACCTCGCCGCTGGTGTGGACGTCGAAATCAAGCTTCAGTCCTAA
- the rplC gene encoding 50S ribosomal protein L3 encodes MRSGIIAKKVGMTRLFMEDGKQIPVTVLQLENLQVVAQRTDAKDGYTAVQLGAGKAKVKRTSQAMRGHFAAANVEPKRKVAEFRVSADALIEVGAEISAEHYLEGQKVDVSGTSIGKGFQGAMKRWNFKGLRATHGVSISHRSHGSTGQCQDPGKVFKGKKMAGHMGAARVTTQNLEVVKTDADRGLVFIKGAVPGSKGGWVTVKDSVKKKAPEGLPFPAGLKSAVAEAPAESVSAEGGEA; translated from the coding sequence ATGCGCTCTGGTATTATCGCTAAAAAAGTCGGCATGACCCGGCTGTTCATGGAAGACGGCAAGCAGATCCCTGTGACCGTTCTTCAACTGGAAAACCTGCAGGTTGTTGCGCAGCGTACTGACGCGAAGGACGGCTATACCGCTGTTCAGCTCGGCGCTGGCAAAGCCAAGGTGAAACGCACGTCGCAAGCCATGCGTGGTCACTTTGCTGCTGCTAATGTTGAACCCAAGCGCAAAGTCGCTGAGTTCCGCGTTTCCGCTGATGCCCTGATCGAAGTCGGTGCCGAAATCTCGGCCGAGCACTATCTGGAAGGTCAGAAAGTGGACGTGTCCGGCACATCGATTGGTAAAGGTTTCCAGGGTGCTATGAAGCGCTGGAACTTTAAAGGTCTGCGCGCCACACACGGTGTGTCGATCTCGCACCGTTCGCACGGCTCAACAGGTCAGTGTCAGGATCCCGGTAAGGTTTTCAAAGGCAAGAAAATGGCCGGTCACATGGGTGCTGCCCGTGTTACCACTCAGAACCTGGAAGTTGTCAAAACTGACGCCGACCGTGGTCTGGTCTTCATCAAAGGCGCCGTTCCTGGCTCCAAAGGTGGTTGGGTCACTGTCAAAGATTCTGTCAAGAAGAAGGCCCCTGAGGGTCTGCCTTTCCCAGCAGGTCTGAAATCGGCAGTTGCCGAAGCTCCAGCAGAATCCGTTTCTGCGGAAGGTGGTGAAGCATGA
- the rplD gene encoding 50S ribosomal protein L4 yields MKLDVINLDGSTAGDIELDAALFGLEARADILHRVVRWQRNNAQAGTHKVKTRSEVNYSTKKIYRQKGTGGARHGARSAPIFRGGGVYKGPVVRSHGHDLTKKFRKLGLRHALSAKMAAGELVVIENADTEGKTAALAKQVANLGWKRALIIDGVTVNAGFLKAAKNIEGLDILPSMGANVYDILKRDTLVITKAGLEALEARLK; encoded by the coding sequence ATGAAACTTGATGTAATCAATCTGGACGGCAGCACTGCCGGCGACATCGAGCTGGATGCAGCCCTGTTCGGTCTCGAAGCACGCGCGGACATTCTGCACCGTGTGGTTCGCTGGCAGCGTAACAACGCGCAGGCCGGTACCCACAAGGTAAAGACCCGCTCGGAAGTGAACTACTCGACCAAGAAGATCTATCGTCAGAAAGGTACCGGCGGCGCACGTCACGGTGCACGTTCTGCTCCGATCTTCCGCGGTGGTGGTGTTTACAAAGGTCCAGTTGTCCGTTCACACGGCCACGATCTGACCAAGAAGTTCCGCAAGCTGGGTCTGCGCCACGCACTGTCCGCCAAAATGGCAGCCGGTGAGCTGGTTGTGATCGAGAACGCCGACACCGAAGGCAAGACTGCCGCTCTGGCCAAACAGGTTGCAAACCTGGGCTGGAAACGCGCTCTGATCATCGATGGCGTGACCGTCAACGCAGGCTTCCTGAAGGCCGCCAAAAACATCGAAGGTCTGGATATCCTGCCGTCGATGGGCGCAAACGTCTATGATATCCTCAAGCGTGACACCCTGGTGATCACCAAAGCGGGTCTCGAAGCATTGGAGGCTCGCCTGAAATGA
- a CDS encoding 50S ribosomal protein L23 produces MSTKAEYYDVIRKPIITEKATMASENGAVVFEVAIDSNKPTIKAAVEALFGVKVKAVNTMITKGKVKRFRGGLGKRKDVKKAYVTLEEGNTIDVSTGL; encoded by the coding sequence ATGAGCACTAAAGCCGAATACTACGACGTAATCCGTAAGCCGATCATCACTGAAAAAGCCACCATGGCGTCCGAAAATGGCGCGGTTGTTTTTGAAGTTGCGATCGACAGCAATAAACCAACCATCAAAGCCGCCGTTGAGGCGCTGTTTGGTGTGAAGGTTAAAGCCGTGAATACCATGATCACCAAAGGTAAGGTGAAACGGTTCCGCGGTGGGCTGGGCAAGCGTAAAGACGTCAAAAAGGCCTATGTGACCCTCGAAGAGGGCAACACAATCGACGTGTCCACCGGACTCTAA